TCCAAGAAGATAGCGGCGGAACTTGTGTTAATTCATGGCTGAGAATTTCATGAATGTAGCCATTAGTGGCGAGAAGTCGACCGGAATTGATTTGCAAAGGACTACCATCATAGGCAGTGACTTTACCGCCAGCTTCTTGTAATAAAATTATGCCAGCGGCTATATCCCAAGGCGAGAGTCCTCGTTCCCAGTAACCATCAACACGGCCACAGGCTACCGATGCTAAATCAATAGATGCTGAACCACTACGTCTCACCCCTTGGGTAAGGTGAGTCAGATGACAAAATTCAGCATAATTATTATCTGAGGTTTCGCGGCGATCGTAAGCAAAGCCAGTGACTAATAAGCTTTTACCCAATTCACTTGTTTCGGAAACATGGATGGGGCGGCGGTTACGGGTTGCACCTAAGCCAGCAGCCGCCCGGAATAACTCATTATGCAACGGGTCATAAATTACGCCTACCTGTGGTAAACCGTTAATTAATAACCCAATAGAAACAGCAAAAAAAGGGTATTGGTGAGCGTAGTTAGTAGTTCCATCTAAGGGATCGATCGCCCACAGAAATTCATTATCTTGATTGCCTATCTTGCCTGATTCTTCTGCCAAAATAGAATGCTGTGGCAAGTGACGGTGCAGAATTTCTAAAACCACTGCTTCTGAGGCTTTATCCGCCGCCGTTACCAAATCAC
This window of the Nostoc sp. HK-01 genome carries:
- a CDS encoding inositol monophosphatase gives rise to the protein MTQLQTFLDIATEAALAAGGVLQGYLGKLEDAVTEKGRPGDLVTAADKASEAVVLEILHRHLPQHSILAEESGKIGNQDNEFLWAIDPLDGTTNYAHQYPFFAVSIGLLINGLPQVGVIYDPLHNELFRAAAGLGATRNRRPIHVSETSELGKSLLVTGFAYDRRETSDNNYAEFCHLTHLTQGVRRSGSASIDLASVACGRVDGYWERGLSPWDIAAGIILLQEAGGKVTAYDGSPLQINSGRLLATNGYIHEILSHELTQVPPLSSWK